In Bdellovibrionota bacterium, the genomic stretch GCAGGCTACCCCTTTATCCACCCGGGGGAATGTGCAACGTCTGGGTTGGCGACGTCGTCAAAGGCATGACACGAGCTGTGGAACGCGGTCGCACGGGAGAAAGGTATATTTTGGGAGGTGAGAACCTACTCCATCGAGATTCATATGGCATCATGGCCGAGGCTCTTGGGGCCGTAATTCCCCGAATCCCAGTGGGTGTGGCAGCGCTCTATGTGTACGCCCTTACTTCCGAGATCGGGGCGCGACTTATGCGCCAGAAGCCTCGCTTCTGCCTATCCTGGGCCCGCGCCTCAAACCACACCTACTTCTACTCTTCCGAGAAGGCCGCCCGTGAACTCGCATATGCTCCTCTTGACTTCCGCAGCACGATTCAGCGCGTCGTTCCCGCCATGTTAAATGCTCGGCTCCTATGACCCCTCCGAATATCACGGTCGCCATCTGCACTCGAAACCGTGCAAGGATGCTGGATGGCGCAATAGAGAGTCTTTTGCGTCAGTCCATCAGCCCAAACGCATACGAGATCCTCATCGTCGACAATAATTCTATCGACCAAACCGAACAAATCTCGGCACAGTGGATGACTCGAACCAGCGGGCTTGTCCGATATACCCAACAGCCGGTCCCCGGGTTGAGCGCATCCCGAAATCATGCCATTGAGCGCGCATACGGCTCCATCCTCGCATTTATAGATGACGATGCCCGGCCTGTGCCCGATTGGCTCACTCACATCAAGAACTGTTTTGAGCAAGACGCTAAGTGCGTAGGTGTTGGCGGATCGATCGTACTGAGTTGGCTAAGCAGCCGCCCGTCTTGGTTGCGGAAGCAGGAAGAGTACTTCTACGCCGCACACGATTTGGGATCGGAAGCTCGATTGATGCGATTCCCCGAATTTGCAATGGGTACGAACATGGCTTTTCAAACCTCCGCCCTAAAGCATATAGGAGGGTTTCCGACGAATTTCGGATACAATTCGGCCGCCGGTACGATCTTGCCCAATGAGGAGCTCTTCGTCTCTTACTCCCTCCACCAAACTGGAAGTCACATGTGGTATCTGCCCCAAGCGCGAGTCCAGCATTTGATTGACAACGAGAGAGCGTCGGTCGATTGGTTCCTCCGGCGAGCGGGCGCGCAGGGGACCGCCGATGCAAGACTCGTCAAGAGCTTTCGTCGCTACGGGGTATTGCGACTGAATTTAACGTTATGGTTACGCCGCGTCGCCCTCGAACGCGCTCGTCTTCGGCTGCGCCTCTGTCGTCAAACCGGCGACACTCCGACCAAAGTGCTCTTCAATGTGAAGCTCCGTTACAATCAAGGCTTTTTGGACGAATGGCGCTGACTCCGATCAGGGTACGACGCAAAAGCGAATATGTTGGTTCCTTTACGAAGACAATCCGAAAGGATGCGAAGCGCTGGAGAATGCGCCTTTCCAGCCGGGGCCGAAACTCCACGATAGTTCGTCAGCACGCAGGGCAAGAACCCGTTGCTCTATGTTACTAACGTCTGGAATCTTCTCGGCGTGCGAAGATTTCACGCAGCGATTTTGCTGAGTTGATTGGCGTCCGCGTTCCGAGCGGCGATGAGCGCGGAAATAATTCGTCGTCCTTTATCCGTGAGCTGATAGCGGTGGGTGGAATGAAACCGGTCGCTCAAGTTCCTATGTGGATCATGTATCTGTATGCGATTGCGGGAGAGTGCGAAGGGAGGCTCTTCGGACGATTGCCTCGCTTTTCGTTACTATGGGCGCGATCCGCAAACCATTTTCATTTTTACAGTTCGGACAAGGCTAGGCGGGAACTTGACTACAATCCGATTGATTTCCGCGCAATGATCCAGCGAACGGCAGATGCGTTAACACGGGATAAAATGTTGTGACACGGATGTTTCTGACGGTTGCCATCTGTACCTTCAATCGTGCAAAGGAATTAAGCCGAGCTGTGGAGAGTGTCCTTCAACAAGATTTTCCCAAAGATAGTTACGAAATCCTCATCGTAGATAACCATTCCACCGATCAGACCGCGGAACTTGGCCAGGGGTTGGAAGGAGCGCATCGGGGTCTGGTACGCTATTTTTATCAACCGGTGCCAGGACTCTCCGTCAGCCGGAATGCGGCCGCTCAGAACGCAAAAGGCGATATCGTTATCTATTTAGACGACGACGCGGTACCGCACCCGGAGTGGCTTCTGACATACCAGAACATTTTTTCTGCGCATCCAAATTGTTTCGGAGCTGGCGGTACGATCCGTCTGATATGGGAAAATGAAAGGCCCCTTTGGCTTCGTAACGAGGACGAAGCGCTTTATACCGCGTACGATTTAGGGAGAATCGAGCGCCGGATGTCCCCTCCGGAGTTTCCAAGGGGCGCGAATATGGCATGGCGAAAGAATATCCTGCTGAAGCTCGGCGGATTTCATCCGGACACGGGTTACGACGCCTCAAAGAACGCGCTCGTATCCAACGAAGAAAAATACATGGCCTACCTTGTCTATAACCGCGGAGGGGAGATTTGGTTTGCACCGAGTGCGACCGTGGATCACCGGATCGATCAGACAAGAGCAACCCCCTCCTATTTTCTTCGAAGAGTCTATTTTCAGGGTGTCGCGGACGCTCGTTTTAGTAAATTCATTTTCAGGCGTACGGCGCCGTGGAAGATACTCCGCCGTATGATTCACAAGATGGCTTTTTGGCGCGCAACGGCCATGCTCCGCTGGATTCCTGAATCGGAGGAACACCCCGAGTACGTCCTTTACCGGGCCAAAGAAGAATATAATCGCGGCTATCTAAGTGAACTGAATTGACCGTAATGAAAGAGATCGTTCTCGAAAATCAACGGCTCCGAGTCGCCGTGCTTCCGGAGGCGGGAGGCCGGATTGAATCCTTCGTCGACAAGTGTTCCGGGCGGGACTGGATCTGGAGAAACGCCCGGCTAAAACCGCAGGCCCATCCCCTTTTCACATCGTACGACGACGTTTGGGCGGGCGGCATCGAGGAACTCTTTCCCAACGATCTTGAACAGAAGATCGGTTCCTACCGCCTCCCGGATCATGGCGAACTTTGGTCTCAACCCTGGCGCTTGCTGGAGACAGACGGCTCAAGATTAACACTGAGCATTCGAACGCAGGTTTACCCATGTACGGTGCAAAAGCGACTCATCTTGCAGGAATCATGTCTGACGATTTCATATACTTTGGAGAACATCGGAAACGAGTCGTTGCCATATCTCTTTAAGCTACATCCGGCTTTCGCCGTCACCTCCACGGACATTTTATGGCTTCCGGGTGGAGAGTTTTCGCGCGTGGACTCACAATTCTCGACGATGATCCGACAAGACGGATGGTTTCGATGGCCTGGAGAAGAGCAAATCGACCAGTGCAGAGGCCCTGCGTCGCAGCTGCGTGAGTTCGTCTACGTCCGGAATTTGCCCGAAGGTCTGTGTGGCGTAAAAGACCCCACGACCGGGCGATCGGTTCGCATCCGGTTTCCGATCGATGTCCTTCCCTATTGCTGGGTCTTCATGACCTATGGCGGATGGCGCGGCCACCAGGTGGTGGTTCTGGAGCCTTGCACGACCTATCCCAAGGATTTGAACGAAGCGATTCGGCGCCGCTCGACTCCTTTTTTGGAACCGGGAGGCGTGCGAAAGTTCGACGTGCGGTTTGACGTGGGGGCTGCGGAATGAAAACTCCCAAGGTTTCCGTCATCATCCGATGCTTTAACGAAGCCCATCACATCGAGAAGCTCCTTTCGGAACTGGCGCGACAAAGTTACCGACATTTTGAGATCCTCGTCGTCGACAGCGGTTCAACGGATCAAACCGTGGAGCTGGCGGGCAAATATTCTTGTCGAATCCTCCATATCGAGCGCCGGAAGTTCTCGTTCGGAGCCTCACTGAACCTGGGCTGTCGCAACGCCCAGGGCGAAATCATCTGCACGATCAGCGCCCACGCATACCCCTCGGATCGCGAATGGCTGAAACATCTCATAGCGCCTTTTTCGGACGCTCAAATCGGCGTGGCTTACGGGAGACAGCGCGGCGCTGAATCCACGAAATTCAGCGAGCATCGGATTTTCCGGAAATGGTTTCCGGAGGAGGCGGCCCCCTCGGCCAACGGGCCTTTTTGCAACAATGCGAATTGCGCGGTCCGCCGTTCCGTGTGGAAGGAGCTGCTCTATGATGAGAGCCTTACCGGCTTGGAGGATATTGAGTTCGCCCAGCGAGTCATTCAACGAGGTCTCAAAGTGCGATACGTCCCCTCGGCCTCGGTCGTTCACGTCCATGAGGAGGCGTGGATCCAAATATTCAATCGGTACCGCAGGGAGGCGATCGCCTTGCAGCGCATTTATCCGAACGAGCATTTCAACGTCGGGGACCTCTTCCGCTTATGGACATCCAATGTCGGGTCGGATTGTTCGGAGGCTTCTGCCCGAGGGTTATTTCCGCGCGAAGCCTGGAGTATTTTGAAGTTCCGGTCCGCGCAGTTCCTCGGCACTTTTCGTGGATTTCACCAGCGCAAGCCGGTAGATTCCGAACTCAAACGTCATCTTTTTTATCCGGACGAACCTTGATCCAGAAACTGCCAGCCCTTTTACCCATGAAAGGGCACTCCGAGCGGGTGCCGAACAAGAACGTACGCCTCTTGGCCGGAAAGCCTCTTTGTCACCATATCCTTGAGGCCCTGGCTTCGGCGAAATATGTCGGAGACATTTACGTCGACACCGACTCCTCCGAAATCGCCGAGACGGCCAAGACTGCCTTCAACGCTCATATTATCGATCGCCCTCCCCGCCTGCGTGGAGATAGGATTCCGATGACCGATATCCTCGTCCATGACATCTCCTTGGTCGAGGGGGACGTTTTCCTTCAGACGCATGCCACCAATCCGCTCCTGCGACCTGAAACCATCGATGCCGCGATCGAGGCTTTCTTCTCCGCCCCGAACGTGGATTCGCTCTTTTCCGTCACGCCGCTTCAGACACGGCTCTATTGGGAAAATGGAAGGGCCATCAATCACGATCCCGCGGTCTTGCTCCGAACCCAGGACCTGCCCCCCGTCTACGAGGAAAACTCGAATCTCTATATCTTCACACGAACGTGCCTCGCGTCCACGGGCCGACGAATCGGGGAAAATCCGATTCTTTTCAAAATGTCCCGTGAAGAGGCGTTGGACATCGACACCGAGTACGATTTTCGGGTTGCGGAGTTATTCCATAAGGAGAAAAGAGGAACATGAAGAAGGCCCTGGTCAGCTGCCCCTACGCCTGGGAAAGCCTTTCCCAAGAGAAAGAACGGTTTGAAAAGGCGGGCATCGCGTTGATTCGGCCCGAGGCCGTGACCCAGCAATTAACGGAGGACGAATTATTGCGATATGCACCGGAGATCGCCGGCATTCTTTGCGGAGACGATCCGGTGAACGATCGCGTGATTCAATCCGCGCCGAAACTCCGCGTGATCGTCAAATGGGGCGTCGGAACGGACAACATCGACATCGAGGCCGCGAAGAAACGCAGAATTCAGGTTACGAACACGCCCGGTCTGTTCTCGGACGACGTGGCCGACGTGACCATCGCGTACATCGTTCTTCTCTTCCGCCGTCTCCACCAGATCGACGCGCGGGTTCGAAGCGGCGACTGGCATAAACCGATCGGGCGATCCCTGCAGGGGCGGGTTCTCGGAATCCTCGGCCTCGGGAACATCGGCCGCGCCGTCGCCCAGCGCGCGGTCGCAATGAAAATGGTGCCGATCGGTTACGACCCGGACTCAAAGGCGCAAGAGATCGCAAAAACCCTCGGCGTTGAAATCGTCGACCCGGACGTATTGCTTCAGAAAGCCGAGATCCTCACACTTCACTGTTCCTTGACGAAACAAACGCGCCACTTCATCGACGCCCGCTCCCTCGCCCGTTGCCGCAAAGGCGCCTTTCTCGTCAACACATCGCGCGGCGGCCTGATCGAAGAAAAGGCCCTCATCCAAGCTCTCGGCGACGGCACGCTGGCCGCAGCCGCCCTGGACGTTTTTGAAGCCGAACCGCTGGCCGCGTCCAACGCTCTCTGCGCGCATTCCAATGTGATTCTGGGCTCGCACAACGCCTCGCACACGCTGGAGGCCATTCAGGCCGTCAACAAAGCCGCGTATGAACTTCTTTTGAACGGATTGTCCCATGCCGCCTAAACGGGTCTGCATCGTCACGGGAGCGTCCCGCGGCACCGGCCTAGCCATCTCCGCGAAGCTCAAGAGCCTGGGATGGCTCGTCTTTGATGTGGATATCGACGTCCCGAAAAAAAATAACCGGCGATTCATTCGCTGCGATCTGGCGGACCCGAACTGCGGAAACATCCTTTTGAGGAATTTGAAACATCACGCCGTTCGGCGTGTCGACGGCCTGGTGAACAATGCCGCCGTATGCCCGTCACGATCCGCGATTGAATTCACCCTGGAGGAGTGGAATCGAACAATCGCCGTAAACCTTCGGGCCCCTTTCCTTCTGTCTCGAGCCCTCTGGCCTCTTCTGCGCTCCGCAAAGGGAGCCATCGTCAATGTCGCGTCCGTACACGCGCGAGCGACCCGCCCCAAGATGTCCGTCTATTCGGCGAGCAAAGGAGGTCTTGTCGCCCTGACTCAAGCGCTGGCGTTGGAGTGGGCTCCCTATGGAATCCGCGTAAACGCCGTTTTACCCGGAGCGATCAAAACGCCGATGCTCATCCAAAACCTCCGCGGGTCGGGGATTTCACTCAAGAAACTTGAAAAATCGATTCCTCTCCGCCGTGCGGGTTCCGCGCTCGAAGTAAGCGAGCTTGTAACGTTTCTCTTATCTCCCGCCTCATCGTTCGTTACCGGGCAGACATTCGTAGCCGATGGTGGAGTTCTTGCTCAACTCTCGACAACATGAAGCTTATTCTTGCCATCCGCCGAGCGCCTTAGACCTTTTGCAACCGCTTCAAGCAGCGACGAATCGGGCCTCGGACAAAACGTTCGGCCAAGTAGTTTAGATTTCGTTCGGGGCGAATTCGTCCCTGCACACCGAATCGTTTTAGGGCGTCGTTGGCCGCTTGAATGCGCGAAAGATAGTTTTCCACGTAATGGGTCCGTGCCTCCGTGCCGTACCATTGATTGGCGCCGTGAACCCGATAAACCCCCAAGGGGTCCGATAGCGTAAGAACCTTTCCGAATATCGGCAAGGGGCGAGTCAAGACCACATCGGCACAAATTTTCCAGCTTTCGTCCAGAGGGGCAATTCGATTCAAGACCGAACGTCGAATCGTCAAACCGCTCGTGGCCGTGAAAAAATCCGTATTTCCCGATCGAAAATAATCGCGCAAAGTGATGACCGGAGGGAGAATCTCGGGATAGATCCCCTCCCTCTGATTTTCCTTCGGGGGTTCCCGTCGAATTTCCAAATAGTGCTGAATACAAACGACGTCCTGATCATGGATTTCTCTTCTCGTCGTCTCCAATTTTCGCGGAAACCAGTAATCATCCGCGTCGAGGAAGGCCACCCACTCACCTCGGGAACTGGCTATGCCAAGATTGAGGGCGGCGGCTTGTCCCGAGCGTTCTGTTCGAATGGCCCGCAGTATCTTCGAATGTCTATGGGTCCAGTCCTCCAATAGCTTCCAGGAGCCATCCGTCGAGCCGTCGTCTATTACGATAATTTCTATCGGCGATAGAGTCTGCTCCAGAGCGCTCTGAATGCATGGACCGAGGAAATGCCCATAGTTGTGATTCAATATCACCACTGAAAAGGAATCCGGACTCATGTTCACAACGTCAGACCCAGTCGCGCCGTTGTTTCACCCCACGCCCCCGCACTCCAGAGGGCCAACCACCGAATGCGGTTTGCGATCGAACCCAATTCCTGACTACGCGTGACCCGTAAGAGGTCGTGAGGCGTGCACGTTGGGTTGAGATCTATCCCGTGCAGTCGACGGACGTTCCAATTGGAAAACTTGATGTTCTTCACGAGCCGAAGCATGTGAAAAAAGCGCATCCGTTGCTTGGCAATCAGGTGGCTTACTTTCAAGACAGGGAAATATCCTGTCTTCCATCCATGACGCAGCAAAGTATAAATCAGATCCGCATCCTCGCCCGACACGAGCGAAGCACCTCTTCGTCCGAATCGCAAGTGAACCGGCGACGACTCGACTATTTCTACGTATTGCATCACAGCCGAGCGCCGTACCGCCAGACCCGCTCCGATCGGGCACCACGGCCCCCATTTCAATTCCGTGGACAAGATCACTTGATCGCCGAACTCCCGGCACGCCAGATAGTTCCGCCATGGAGGTAACCAAGAGGGCTCTTCTTTTTCAAACAAGGGTAAAATCCGACCGCCGGCCGCGCCCACTTCCGGGTGCTGTTCGAAGATCTCACGCACGTTTTGGAGATAGAACCGGTCCAAAACGTTGTCATCATCCACAAAGACGAGAGTAGCTCCCTTGCTTTCGCGAATGCCGCGCAACCGCGCGTTCGTTAAGCCAAGTCGCGGCTCATTTACTTCCAAATCGGGGCGGCAAATATATAGTTTCTCGAATGCCTCGTTCGCGGACGTTGAAGCATTGTCGACTACGATAAATTCCCACTCTTTCCGGTCCAGGCTCTGGGCCGAAATAGCCCTCAGCGTACTCTCAAAATAGTCCGCGCGTGGATTATGCGTACAGAGAATGAGGCTGATCAACGGCACAGAGGGAATATCATTTGCGTTTCTTCACATCAAGCGTAGGCCCGTCAACAGTTCGGCCTTGTCATAACGAATCAATTCAGATTCGATACGTTCTGAATGGAATGATTCGGTATGGATTCCATAGAAATACCATCGGTAGCTCTTCTGGAACAGCATCATCTTCAAGTCGAGGAGATCCGCTCCATTTGCAAAGCGCTACAAATCCCGCTCGGTTGGCATTACTTGCTTGATCTCGTGTGGACCCATAACAAACTACAACCCAAATCTGGCATGGTGGTTCTGGATGCGGGAGCCGGCTATGGACCCATGCAGTGGTGGCTGGCTGCCAAAGGCGTGAGTGTCGTCAGTGTAGATCGCTCCAATCGGTCAGTCCCCCCAACGCGATTTCGCGATTGGACGATTTTAAAGGGATTACGAGAGGAAGATTTGACAAAAGCTTCCCGCTGGATCGACTGGAAAAAGAGTATGTGGAATCTTTTCGGTAAGGCCCCCTGCCGACGGAATGATGCCTCTGACCGCGGCACTGTGTCTTTCTACCACCAGGACCTGACATCCTTGCGAGACCTGCCGAGCAACTCGTTTGACGCTATTGTGTCGATCTCGGCTCTCGAACATAACGCCCCGAACCTTCTTCGGGAAATCGTGACCGAACTTCTGCGGGTTCTCCAACCGGGGCAACCCTTGCTGGCCACACTCCATGCGGCGAAAGAAAGGGATTGGTTTCACGAGCCATCGAAGGGTTGGTGTTACACGGAAGGTTCGCTCAGAAAGTTATTCCGCCTCGAGCCGGGCGCAACGTCGAATTATCATGAATATGATTTTCTGATGCAAAACCTGCGCGATTCCGCTGAACTTCGAAAGAACCTGGATCCGGTTTACTTCCAGTCGGGGCGAAGTGGAATGCCTTGGGGGGTCTGGAACCCTGAGTATCAGCCCGTGGGGATAATGAAGATTAAAGCACAAGCGAACCGCACCTAGTGACTCGGAATGCCAACGGCCTGACGCTTAAATCCAATAGTATCGCTGCGATATCAGACTCCGGTTGCTTCCATGCGCCCGGTGGGCAATAAGCGGGCCCACAAGAGAAATTGCTTTGTGCGTTTCATCCCCTCGGCGACAGAGACTTTCGGTTCAAACCCAAGAACTCGCCTGGCCTTTTCGCAGGAGACGCGTGCCTGCATGGAGTAGAGCGGAAGTCTCCTCAAATCTCCGATTAAGATCGGTTTTTCAAATTCGGTGTTATCGGTCCTCTTTTCCAGCCGTCTTGTTCGAGTGAGTAAACCGCGGGCGATACGTGCCCTCCAAGAGGATGGCAAAAATCGAAAGATTTTTTCATACAATCTTGCGATGGCCGGGATACTCCCAAGCTTTTCTCGAAACACAGGATCCATCAGCAATTTTAACATCGCCCCCATCGAAGCCGATGTCCAACTCTGACGTTCCAGTACCCGAAGGTCGTTCATGGATATCTCTACGGTTCCGGACTGGCCGAGCATCTTCTCATAAAATCCGTAAAATTCCTTCCAAGTAATGGCGTCGGGACCGGACAGAAAGATATCCAAACCCTCGGCCTTTTCCGACTCCGCCGCCAAAACCAGCCCCTGGACGACATCATCGATGTAAACGGCGTTGCAAATCCCGCTCCCTTGATTCAAGAGAGGAATGCGCCACTGTTTCATCTTTCGAACGGGGTTCACCGTCCACGTTGTCGCATAGGGTCCAAATACAATCGACGGATAAACGACCGTGAGCCGAAGGCCCTGCTCGTGTCGGGCCCTAAGCAATAATTGCTCTATGGCCAGTTTTGTTTGGGAATACGAGTCTCCTCTTATCGCTTTTTTGGGGGTTGACTCATCCAAGATGGCGGACCCCGTAAGGCCAAAAACGTCGATCGAACTCACGTGGACAACTCGCGCACCATTGCTTGCGGCACTTTCAGCGACATTTCGCGCACCCTTTAGATTGTTTCGTTTGATCTCCCGCCACGTACCTTTGAAGTCATAGGCGCAGTGAAATACCGTGTCGCACCCTTCCAGCGCCGATTTCACCGCATCCAAATCGGTCATATCCCCCGGTCTAAATTCCACGGGAAACCTCGCGGCTTGGGCGGCCGTACGCCAGTCGCGAACGAGAATCCTTATCTTAATATTTCCCCTACGACAGAGGAATTCGGCGAGCCGGCTTCCGATGAAGCCGGTCCCCCCTGTAATCAAAACTTTTTCCATCGATACCGCCCGATCATGAACCGATCGGTGTCTCCCAGGGATATTCCAGCGGTTGTCGCCGGTCGACGCAAGCCCGGATCAGGCGAATGACTTCGGTGGCGTCCTTACCCGTCGAGGTCGGCGTGCCTCTCCGCCCCACCGCGTTTCTAAAATCCTCCAACTGCTCCACAAAAAGATCTGAAAACCCTCGATGAATCGGGCGCCCGTGTACTGCCGTCGCGGCACCTCCCGAAAATACCGGTTGACCATCGGATCCCATCAATTGCACGATGTTGTCTCGGAGTCCCAATACGGCAGAAGCGTTGGATCCATAAACCGTGAGGATATTGGATAAATCTCGTGTTCGACTGAGTTCGATTCTTCCCTTCACGCCCGATTTCGTTTGCAGCACAATTTCACTATTGGCTTCGACCCCTCCCAAGGCGTCATCTCGATACGAAACGACACCCAGTTCGCCGAACCAGAGTCGAAGAAGATCTAACGTGTGGGGTCCTGTGTCCATCAATACGCCGCCCGCTCGTTCGCGGCTGAATTGAAAGCCCGTCGTCACAGGCCAATTAAATACGTTGCCCTCGCACGCCTCGAAAGACCGAAGTTCACCAAGCATTCCGCTGCGGATGATCCATTGAGCCACTTTCACGTGGGGATAAAAGCGTCGAATATGACCGACGGCTAAAATCCGCTTGTTTCGCTCCGCTTCCTCACAAATTGCGGTGCATTCTTGAACCGTCGGTGCGAGAGGCTTTTCAACGAGAAGATCGAGCCCTTCGGAAAGAAGCTTCAAAGCCATTTCCGCATGGAGGTGGTGCGGAACCGCCACGATCGCCGCGTCCGCAATCTTGCCGATCCCGTTCGCGTCCCGCTGTATTCGACCTATTCCGTAAACGTGAGCCAAATCGCGCGCCTTCTTTTCGTCCACATCCACTAAACATGTGACTTCTAAACCTTTAGCGCGGGAAATCGCCGGGAGATGACCCATTTCCGTTACGGCCCCGCATCCTACGATACAAATACGCAAATCCCG encodes the following:
- a CDS encoding glycosyltransferase family A protein, which encodes MTPPNITVAICTRNRARMLDGAIESLLRQSISPNAYEILIVDNNSIDQTEQISAQWMTRTSGLVRYTQQPVPGLSASRNHAIERAYGSILAFIDDDARPVPDWLTHIKNCFEQDAKCVGVGGSIVLSWLSSRPSWLRKQEEYFYAAHDLGSEARLMRFPEFAMGTNMAFQTSALKHIGGFPTNFGYNSAAGTILPNEELFVSYSLHQTGSHMWYLPQARVQHLIDNERASVDWFLRRAGAQGTADARLVKSFRRYGVLRLNLTLWLRRVALERARLRLRLCRQTGDTPTKVLFNVKLRYNQGFLDEWR
- a CDS encoding acylneuraminate cytidylyltransferase family protein, which produces MKGHSERVPNKNVRLLAGKPLCHHILEALASAKYVGDIYVDTDSSEIAETAKTAFNAHIIDRPPRLRGDRIPMTDILVHDISLVEGDVFLQTHATNPLLRPETIDAAIEAFFSAPNVDSLFSVTPLQTRLYWENGRAINHDPAVLLRTQDLPPVYEENSNLYIFTRTCLASTGRRIGENPILFKMSREEALDIDTEYDFRVAELFHKEKRGT
- a CDS encoding glycosyltransferase — its product is MPLISLILCTHNPRADYFESTLRAISAQSLDRKEWEFIVVDNASTSANEAFEKLYICRPDLEVNEPRLGLTNARLRGIRESKGATLVFVDDDNVLDRFYLQNVREIFEQHPEVGAAGGRILPLFEKEEPSWLPPWRNYLACREFGDQVILSTELKWGPWCPIGAGLAVRRSAVMQYVEIVESSPVHLRFGRRGASLVSGEDADLIYTLLRHGWKTGYFPVLKVSHLIAKQRMRFFHMLRLVKNIKFSNWNVRRLHGIDLNPTCTPHDLLRVTRSQELGSIANRIRWLALWSAGAWGETTARLGLTL
- a CDS encoding NAD-dependent epimerase/dehydratase family protein; the protein is MEKVLITGGTGFIGSRLAEFLCRRGNIKIRILVRDWRTAAQAARFPVEFRPGDMTDLDAVKSALEGCDTVFHCAYDFKGTWREIKRNNLKGARNVAESAASNGARVVHVSSIDVFGLTGSAILDESTPKKAIRGDSYSQTKLAIEQLLLRARHEQGLRLTVVYPSIVFGPYATTWTVNPVRKMKQWRIPLLNQGSGICNAVYIDDVVQGLVLAAESEKAEGLDIFLSGPDAITWKEFYGFYEKMLGQSGTVEISMNDLRVLERQSWTSASMGAMLKLLMDPVFREKLGSIPAIARLYEKIFRFLPSSWRARIARGLLTRTRRLEKRTDNTEFEKPILIGDLRRLPLYSMQARVSCEKARRVLGFEPKVSVAEGMKRTKQFLLWARLLPTGRMEATGV
- a CDS encoding SDR family NAD(P)-dependent oxidoreductase, which produces MPPKRVCIVTGASRGTGLAISAKLKSLGWLVFDVDIDVPKKNNRRFIRCDLADPNCGNILLRNLKHHAVRRVDGLVNNAAVCPSRSAIEFTLEEWNRTIAVNLRAPFLLSRALWPLLRSAKGAIVNVASVHARATRPKMSVYSASKGGLVALTQALALEWAPYGIRVNAVLPGAIKTPMLIQNLRGSGISLKKLEKSIPLRRAGSALEVSELVTFLLSPASSFVTGQTFVADGGVLAQLSTT
- a CDS encoding class I SAM-dependent methyltransferase, with protein sequence MDSIEIPSVALLEQHHLQVEEIRSICKALQIPLGWHYLLDLVWTHNKLQPKSGMVVLDAGAGYGPMQWWLAAKGVSVVSVDRSNRSVPPTRFRDWTILKGLREEDLTKASRWIDWKKSMWNLFGKAPCRRNDASDRGTVSFYHQDLTSLRDLPSNSFDAIVSISALEHNAPNLLREIVTELLRVLQPGQPLLATLHAAKERDWFHEPSKGWCYTEGSLRKLFRLEPGATSNYHEYDFLMQNLRDSAELRKNLDPVYFQSGRSGMPWGVWNPEYQPVGIMKIKAQANRT
- a CDS encoding glycosyltransferase family 2 protein — translated: MSPDSFSVVILNHNYGHFLGPCIQSALEQTLSPIEIIVIDDGSTDGSWKLLEDWTHRHSKILRAIRTERSGQAAALNLGIASSRGEWVAFLDADDYWFPRKLETTRREIHDQDVVCIQHYLEIRREPPKENQREGIYPEILPPVITLRDYFRSGNTDFFTATSGLTIRRSVLNRIAPLDESWKICADVVLTRPLPIFGKVLTLSDPLGVYRVHGANQWYGTEARTHYVENYLSRIQAANDALKRFGVQGRIRPERNLNYLAERFVRGPIRRCLKRLQKV
- a CDS encoding glycosyltransferase is translated as MFLTVAICTFNRAKELSRAVESVLQQDFPKDSYEILIVDNHSTDQTAELGQGLEGAHRGLVRYFYQPVPGLSVSRNAAAQNAKGDIVIYLDDDAVPHPEWLLTYQNIFSAHPNCFGAGGTIRLIWENERPLWLRNEDEALYTAYDLGRIERRMSPPEFPRGANMAWRKNILLKLGGFHPDTGYDASKNALVSNEEKYMAYLVYNRGGEIWFAPSATVDHRIDQTRATPSYFLRRVYFQGVADARFSKFIFRRTAPWKILRRMIHKMAFWRATAMLRWIPESEEHPEYVLYRAKEEYNRGYLSELN
- a CDS encoding glycosyltransferase; this translates as MKTPKVSVIIRCFNEAHHIEKLLSELARQSYRHFEILVVDSGSTDQTVELAGKYSCRILHIERRKFSFGASLNLGCRNAQGEIICTISAHAYPSDREWLKHLIAPFSDAQIGVAYGRQRGAESTKFSEHRIFRKWFPEEAAPSANGPFCNNANCAVRRSVWKELLYDESLTGLEDIEFAQRVIQRGLKVRYVPSASVVHVHEEAWIQIFNRYRREAIALQRIYPNEHFNVGDLFRLWTSNVGSDCSEASARGLFPREAWSILKFRSAQFLGTFRGFHQRKPVDSELKRHLFYPDEP
- a CDS encoding phosphoglycerate dehydrogenase, producing MKKALVSCPYAWESLSQEKERFEKAGIALIRPEAVTQQLTEDELLRYAPEIAGILCGDDPVNDRVIQSAPKLRVIVKWGVGTDNIDIEAAKKRRIQVTNTPGLFSDDVADVTIAYIVLLFRRLHQIDARVRSGDWHKPIGRSLQGRVLGILGLGNIGRAVAQRAVAMKMVPIGYDPDSKAQEIAKTLGVEIVDPDVLLQKAEILTLHCSLTKQTRHFIDARSLARCRKGAFLVNTSRGGLIEEKALIQALGDGTLAAAALDVFEAEPLAASNALCAHSNVILGSHNASHTLEAIQAVNKAAYELLLNGLSHAA
- a CDS encoding DUF5107 domain-containing protein; its protein translation is MKEIVLENQRLRVAVLPEAGGRIESFVDKCSGRDWIWRNARLKPQAHPLFTSYDDVWAGGIEELFPNDLEQKIGSYRLPDHGELWSQPWRLLETDGSRLTLSIRTQVYPCTVQKRLILQESCLTISYTLENIGNESLPYLFKLHPAFAVTSTDILWLPGGEFSRVDSQFSTMIRQDGWFRWPGEEQIDQCRGPASQLREFVYVRNLPEGLCGVKDPTTGRSVRIRFPIDVLPYCWVFMTYGGWRGHQVVVLEPCTTYPKDLNEAIRRRSTPFLEPGGVRKFDVRFDVGAAE